A part of Desulfomicrobium baculatum DSM 4028 genomic DNA contains:
- a CDS encoding PAS domain-containing sensor histidine kinase yields MTATFEVKKKILREQAEARLAQSVSTVENLSLEEIKTLFHDYQVYQIELELQNEELRDTQKQFEIARDRFARLYNDAPVGYLTIDQSGIIAQTNQTFAEMVEKDPYLLCGKALVDFIAAPDRSAFLGRFKAFFKNPDGKELSFALAGCQRTVRCVGRIENHRQESEQERRLLLILSDITEQARMEEALQERERFLTSILETTQDGFWVIGADGRLTDINDAYCRMTGYTKGELEGMRIGELDALEDSAVTEARLVRIVENGSELFETKHRRKDGSIFDVEVSASYLELYGGMFICFCRDISNRKSAELACRENEMRYRLLSDVTMEGIVIHKKGVIVDLNAALARLLGYEQQEILDKNILDFLVHEQDRDIVRKNIVKEYARPYVVRFVRKNGEAVFVELEARNFEINGEIMRVAAVRDISERIKSEEEIRRVNTELRNAIAEKDKFFSIIAHDLKSPISGFLSLTKILVEDFEELTVKEVNRSLDALYASSVRVYALLENLLEWARVQQGLLTCSPSHFLLKGVVRASLDFTHSVADQKGIVLRDETPDDLVVCIDPPMIGTVLRNIISNALKFSNRGEQVRITARRDGDMVTVEVRDEGVGMDQHTLSMLFALDNKITRPGTEGEASTGLGLILCKEFVEKHGGTIWAESSLGQGTTFYFTLPLADKECDI; encoded by the coding sequence ATGACAGCGACCTTTGAAGTCAAGAAGAAGATATTGCGAGAGCAAGCCGAGGCACGCCTGGCGCAATCCGTCAGCACGGTCGAGAATCTTTCCCTGGAAGAGATCAAGACCCTGTTTCACGATTATCAGGTGTACCAGATCGAGCTTGAGCTTCAAAACGAGGAACTGCGCGACACCCAGAAACAGTTTGAAATCGCGCGGGACCGTTTCGCGCGTCTCTACAATGACGCCCCGGTCGGGTATCTGACCATCGACCAGAGCGGAATCATAGCCCAGACCAATCAGACATTTGCCGAAATGGTCGAAAAGGACCCCTACCTGCTTTGCGGCAAGGCCTTGGTCGATTTCATTGCCGCGCCGGACCGCTCGGCTTTTCTGGGCCGTTTCAAGGCGTTTTTCAAAAACCCCGATGGCAAGGAATTGAGCTTCGCCCTGGCCGGCTGCCAGCGCACGGTGCGCTGTGTCGGCAGAATCGAGAATCACAGGCAGGAATCGGAACAGGAGCGTAGACTGCTCCTGATCCTGAGCGACATCACGGAGCAAGCCCGGATGGAAGAGGCCCTGCAGGAGCGGGAACGCTTCCTGACTTCCATTCTGGAAACCACCCAGGACGGATTCTGGGTCATCGGTGCGGACGGGCGCCTGACCGATATCAACGATGCCTATTGCCGCATGACTGGCTACACGAAAGGCGAACTTGAAGGGATGCGCATCGGCGAGCTGGACGCTCTGGAAGACAGCGCCGTGACTGAAGCGCGTCTTGTGCGCATCGTCGAAAACGGCTCCGAATTATTTGAAACGAAGCATCGTCGAAAAGACGGCAGCATTTTCGATGTGGAAGTCTCCGCATCTTACCTGGAGCTGTACGGAGGCATGTTTATCTGTTTCTGCCGCGACATTTCGAATCGCAAATCAGCGGAGCTGGCTTGCCGAGAAAACGAAATGCGCTATCGACTGCTTTCAGATGTGACTATGGAGGGGATTGTCATCCACAAAAAAGGCGTCATCGTGGATTTGAATGCCGCCCTGGCCAGACTTCTTGGTTATGAACAGCAGGAAATACTCGATAAAAACATTCTCGATTTCTTGGTTCATGAGCAGGATAGGGATATTGTCCGCAAGAATATAGTCAAGGAATATGCACGGCCGTATGTCGTCAGATTTGTGAGAAAAAATGGTGAAGCCGTTTTTGTCGAGCTTGAAGCGCGAAATTTTGAAATCAACGGCGAAATCATGCGCGTGGCTGCGGTGCGTGACATCAGCGAGCGCATAAAATCCGAAGAGGAGATTAGGCGGGTCAATACGGAACTGCGAAATGCGATTGCGGAAAAGGACAAGTTCTTTTCCATCATTGCCCATGATCTCAAATCCCCCATATCGGGTTTCCTTTCCCTGACCAAAATTCTGGTCGAGGATTTCGAGGAATTGACTGTAAAAGAAGTCAACAGGTCTTTGGACGCCTTGTACGCAAGCTCTGTTCGCGTTTACGCGCTGCTGGAAAATCTTTTGGAGTGGGCCAGAGTCCAGCAAGGGCTGCTGACCTGTTCGCCAAGTCATTTTCTGTTGAAAGGAGTCGTCAGAGCGAGCCTTGATTTCACGCATTCCGTGGCCGACCAGAAGGGGATCGTCCTGCGTGACGAGACTCCGGACGATCTGGTTGTATGCATCGACCCGCCAATGATAGGTACTGTGCTACGGAACATCATTTCCAATGCCCTGAAGTTCTCGAATCGGGGCGAACAGGTTCGTATTACGGCTCGTCGCGATGGGGACATGGTCACGGTCGAGGTACGGGACGAGGGTGTGGGCATGGACCAACACACCCTGTCCATGCTCTTTGCCCTCGACAACAAGATCACCCGGCCCGGCACCGAGGGAGAAGCGAGTACGGGCCTCGGGCTCATCCTGTGCAAGGAATTCGTCGAAAAGCACGGAGGCACGATCTGGGCGGAAAGCAGCCTCGGGCAGGGCACGACATTCTATTTCACGCTTCCCCTCGCAGACAAGGAATGCGACATTTAA
- a CDS encoding sensor histidine kinase, with protein sequence MNKKCETLCAPGERLPIHEIQQENARIGNHLCSQYFDFFPLPLLVLNSFRQILFSNKAFTDLLGTNDVGSFLAKRPGEAIGCSYSDVGKNGCGTSLYCRECGVLRAMLESIRTREKTVHECQLLCGDEHGATVARDLRVFASPWETPDGTYYVLTLLDIADEKRRQALERIFFHDILNSAGGARNLVDILMNEVPEDAREIAHMAKSSLFALVDEIQKQKQLLAAERNEYATSKITLQGLEIVQSVVGEFRTHPKALGKNIHLDGGSFNVAVYSDFSLLRRILVNMLINALEATPAGGIVTAGLRREEDMAVFWVGNPAVMEESVRLQVFKRSFSTKGQDRGLGTYSIKLLAENYLGGEVGFTSEEPAGTTFWVRLPALEA encoded by the coding sequence ATGAACAAGAAATGTGAAACACTGTGCGCTCCCGGCGAACGATTGCCCATACATGAAATTCAGCAGGAAAATGCCCGGATCGGAAATCATCTGTGTTCGCAATATTTCGATTTTTTTCCGTTGCCTCTTCTGGTGCTGAACTCTTTTCGTCAGATCCTATTCAGCAACAAGGCCTTCACCGACCTTTTGGGCACCAACGATGTCGGCTCATTTCTGGCCAAGCGCCCGGGCGAGGCCATAGGCTGCAGCTATTCCGATGTGGGGAAAAACGGATGCGGCACGTCACTGTATTGCCGCGAGTGCGGAGTGCTGCGGGCGATGCTCGAGAGTATACGAACCCGGGAAAAAACCGTGCACGAATGCCAACTGCTGTGCGGTGATGAGCACGGCGCGACCGTGGCCCGGGATCTGCGGGTCTTCGCCTCCCCGTGGGAAACCCCGGACGGCACGTATTACGTGCTGACCCTCCTTGACATAGCGGACGAAAAACGCCGCCAGGCCCTGGAGCGGATCTTTTTTCACGACATCCTCAATTCTGCGGGCGGGGCCAGAAATCTGGTCGACATCCTCATGAACGAAGTGCCCGAGGACGCCCGGGAGATCGCCCACATGGCCAAGTCCTCGCTCTTCGCCCTGGTCGACGAGATCCAGAAACAGAAGCAGCTCTTGGCTGCGGAAAGAAATGAATATGCTACTTCAAAGATAACGCTGCAGGGACTTGAAATTGTCCAGTCCGTTGTCGGAGAATTCCGCACCCATCCCAAGGCTCTGGGCAAAAACATCCATCTTGACGGTGGCAGCTTCAATGTGGCCGTCTACTCCGACTTTTCCCTGCTGCGCAGAATTCTGGTCAACATGCTCATAAACGCCCTCGAAGCCACTCCCGCAGGGGGCATCGTCACGGCCGGGCTGCGCCGGGAGGAGGACATGGCAGTGTTCTGGGTCGGCAATCCCGCCGTCATGGAAGAATCGGTCCGGCTGCAGGTCTTCAAGCGCTCATTCTCGACCAAGGGCCAGGACCGGGGGCTGGGAACCTATTCCATCAAGCTGCTGGCGGAGAATTATCTCGGCGGGGAGGTCGGCTTCACGTCCGAGGAACCGGCAGGCACGACATTCTGGGTGCGACTGCCGGCTCTTGAAGCCTGA
- a CDS encoding cache domain-containing protein codes for MRLIANEKSIPRIHLVGTLLVVLLLTVGLAGYNLWQSRQNAQSSFDRIEQTLTEQIDARLKAEMHRAMTTLEYIRSQTEAVLRESIVQQVDSAYQIAEAIHTRESGLRPKAEVQKMIVETLRPIRFYDGRGYFFIDDMNGQFILLPTSPELEGKTLLDNQDDTGHFIMQGLIAAARLPRGEGFSRYRWYTPENPTVMADKLSYVRYFEPYDWLIGTGDYLYKWAERQKQEAMLQLRDHRFNTTGYVALFDSDGSSLLSPSKAALEGKTAADLSVFERSVLEKLLSTARAGGGIVHYDWPQAGTGTLAKKTAYVQTYAPWQWVVVTTIFDDEVHAAVAAEQQNHAQLITRQALTITLAGLMALLIGLIVSWIFSRWMRQLFTEYHRNNLAQQEALRQQADALHKTQGILEQAQSIGHMGSWRLDLVEKRLTWSDEAYRIFGATQDEVEPSYELFMAIVHPDDRAAVDHAYASSIKENGERYEIEHRIVRRDDGEISFVIERCVHERDAEGTVIRSVGMVQDITERKREEKELLLAKEHAEAANRAKSEFLANMSHEIRTPLNGILGMLQLLETSVQDKEELQFCALAIQSTNRLTSLLSDILDLSRVEASMMLIRSERFNLHSALTQTIDLFGPVAVQTGVTLTAHLDPGLPIWVVGDSIRLQQVLTNLIGNSFKFTKRGHVHVEAYPLPSRSIDTLRVFFAIEDTGCGIAEKDIGNLFQPFTQVSQGYNRNHQGAGLGLTISKQLVALMGGNMAVESEEGVGTTFAFCVTFSKEVQPHDDEAAPESLTAPPTSLQILLAEDDETTGFSISRLLEKSGHSVTLAHNGQEALEMHEANNFDLILMDVSMPVMDGIAACRRIRGSRNSHKRDVPIIALTAYAMAGDKEKFLAAGMSGYVAKPVTMETLMQMMVETLSEQRR; via the coding sequence ATGCGGCTGATCGCCAACGAAAAGTCAATCCCGCGCATTCATCTGGTCGGCACGCTGTTAGTCGTACTGCTGCTAACGGTCGGACTTGCCGGCTATAACTTGTGGCAAAGCCGGCAGAATGCGCAATCGTCCTTCGACCGCATTGAGCAGACCCTCACCGAGCAGATCGATGCACGCCTGAAGGCTGAAATGCACCGCGCCATGACCACCCTCGAATATATCCGCAGCCAGACTGAGGCAGTCCTGCGTGAAAGCATTGTGCAGCAGGTAGATAGCGCCTATCAGATTGCCGAAGCCATCCACACCCGGGAGTCTGGCCTCCGGCCGAAGGCCGAAGTCCAAAAAATGATCGTCGAGACGCTCCGGCCGATACGCTTTTACGACGGCCGCGGCTATTTTTTCATCGATGACATGAACGGCCAGTTCATCCTGCTGCCCACGTCGCCAGAGCTCGAAGGCAAAACCCTGCTCGACAATCAGGATGACACCGGCCACTTCATTATGCAAGGCCTGATCGCCGCCGCAAGACTGCCTCGCGGCGAGGGCTTCTCGCGCTATCGCTGGTACACGCCGGAAAATCCCACAGTGATGGCCGACAAGCTGTCCTACGTCCGATATTTCGAGCCTTACGACTGGCTGATCGGCACTGGCGACTACCTCTACAAGTGGGCGGAAAGGCAAAAGCAGGAAGCGATGTTGCAACTGCGTGATCACCGCTTCAACACAACCGGCTACGTCGCGCTGTTCGATTCCGACGGCAGTTCGCTGCTCTCGCCCTCCAAAGCCGCGCTTGAAGGCAAGACGGCAGCCGACCTGTCTGTCTTTGAACGCAGCGTCCTCGAAAAGCTGCTGAGCACTGCCCGAGCCGGCGGCGGCATCGTCCACTACGATTGGCCGCAAGCAGGCACCGGCACGCTGGCGAAAAAAACGGCCTATGTTCAGACCTATGCTCCCTGGCAGTGGGTCGTGGTGACCACCATATTCGATGACGAGGTGCATGCGGCGGTCGCAGCTGAACAACAAAATCACGCGCAGCTGATTACCCGGCAGGCACTGACAATCACGCTGGCGGGACTGATGGCGTTGCTGATCGGCCTGATCGTCTCATGGATATTCTCGCGCTGGATGCGCCAATTGTTCACGGAGTACCACCGCAACAATCTCGCCCAACAAGAGGCCTTGCGCCAACAGGCAGATGCATTGCACAAAACCCAGGGCATCCTGGAGCAGGCTCAAAGCATCGGCCACATGGGCAGCTGGCGGCTGGACCTGGTCGAAAAGCGCCTGACATGGTCGGACGAAGCCTACCGCATCTTTGGTGCAACGCAGGACGAAGTTGAACCCAGCTACGAGCTGTTCATGGCCATCGTGCACCCCGACGACCGCGCCGCCGTTGACCATGCTTATGCCTCCTCCATTAAGGAAAATGGGGAGCGCTACGAAATTGAGCATCGCATCGTACGCAGGGACGACGGAGAAATCAGTTTTGTAATCGAACGCTGCGTCCATGAGCGGGATGCCGAAGGCACGGTCATCCGCTCCGTCGGCATGGTCCAGGACATCACCGAGCGCAAGCGGGAGGAGAAAGAACTGCTGCTGGCGAAGGAGCATGCCGAAGCAGCTAACCGGGCCAAGTCCGAATTCCTGGCCAATATGAGCCACGAGATCCGAACTCCCTTGAACGGCATCTTGGGCATGCTTCAGCTCCTTGAGACATCTGTGCAGGATAAGGAAGAGTTGCAGTTTTGTGCCTTGGCCATCCAGTCCACCAATCGTCTGACTAGCCTGCTTTCGGACATTTTGGACCTCTCCCGGGTCGAGGCGAGCATGATGCTCATCCGCTCCGAACGCTTCAACCTGCACAGCGCACTGACTCAGACCATTGATCTTTTCGGACCTGTCGCCGTTCAGACCGGTGTCACGTTGACAGCGCATCTCGACCCTGGTCTTCCGATTTGGGTTGTCGGAGATTCCATCAGGCTACAGCAGGTGCTCACCAATCTGATCGGTAATTCCTTCAAATTCACCAAGCGCGGGCACGTGCACGTCGAGGCCTATCCGCTTCCGTCACGCAGCATCGATACCTTAAGAGTTTTCTTCGCCATTGAAGATACGGGGTGCGGTATTGCGGAAAAAGATATTGGGAATCTGTTCCAACCTTTCACCCAGGTAAGCCAGGGATATAATCGGAACCACCAGGGTGCCGGATTGGGCCTAACCATCAGCAAGCAACTGGTGGCCCTCATGGGCGGCAACATGGCCGTGGAGAGCGAGGAGGGAGTGGGCACGACCTTTGCTTTTTGCGTGACCTTCAGCAAGGAAGTGCAGCCTCATGACGACGAGGCTGCGCCAGAGAGCCTTACTGCGCCGCCGACGTCCCTCCAAATCCTTTTGGCCGAAGACGACGAGACAACGGGTTTCAGTATCAGCAGGCTGTTGGAGAAGTCCGGGCACAGCGTAACCCTGGCCCACAACGGGCAGGAAGCCCTGGAAATGCATGAAGCGAATAATTTCGACCTCATCCTCATGGACGTATCGATGCCGGTCATGGATGGCATCGCAGCCTGCCGGCGCATCCGAGGCTCTAGAAACTCACACAAACGGGATGTCCCCATCATCGCCCTGACGGCCTACGCCATGGCCGGAGATAAGGAGAAATTTCTGGCTGCGGGCATGAGCGGATACGTAGCAAAGCCCGTAACTATGGAGACCCTCATGCAGATGATGGTCGAAACGCTCTCAGAACAGCGGCGTTAG
- the tnpA gene encoding IS66 family insertion sequence element accessory protein TnpA gives MKSQFAQNRSARWMAHVQQWREIALGKTRYCRENGLALITFQYWIAKSQPSSGCESTAELLTLAGQPLR, from the coding sequence ATGAAATCACAGTTTGCACAGAATCGCTCGGCTCGCTGGATGGCGCATGTCCAGCAATGGCGGGAGATTGCCCTTGGCAAGACCCGATATTGCCGCGAAAATGGCTTGGCTTTGATCACGTTTCAATACTGGATAGCAAAGTCCCAACCATCTTCTGGCTGCGAATCCACTGCTGAACTGCTGACCCTGGCCGGGCAGCCGCTGCGGTAA
- a CDS encoding CheR family methyltransferase, translating into MYDANGQTAPLMTDKELKQFSEFIYSELGIKITQTKKTMLQARLQRRLRTLNMRSYGQYLEYLQSLKGLEVELPQMVDAVTTNTTSFFREPKHFEYLSQIILPQWQKKHPGQTFAVWNAGCSSGEEPYTTAMTLMDYHQRVSPLRFTIVATDISTDILKKAARAVYEDEKIGTIPVEFRRKYLLRSKDRSRRMVRIIPELRDTVSFRRLNFMDDFQFREKMDLIFCRNVMIYFDKKTQNELVQKFCNHLEPGGYLFIGHSESLAGTDLPLKQLAPATYMRL; encoded by the coding sequence ATGTACGACGCAAACGGCCAGACCGCGCCGCTCATGACCGACAAGGAACTCAAGCAGTTCAGTGAGTTCATCTATTCCGAGCTTGGCATAAAGATCACCCAGACCAAGAAGACCATGCTGCAGGCCCGGCTGCAGCGCCGTCTGCGCACCCTGAACATGAGGTCCTACGGGCAGTATCTTGAGTATCTGCAGTCCCTGAAGGGGCTGGAGGTCGAACTGCCGCAGATGGTCGACGCGGTGACCACCAACACCACCAGCTTTTTCCGCGAACCGAAGCATTTCGAGTACCTGTCCCAGATCATCCTGCCGCAGTGGCAAAAAAAACATCCCGGCCAGACTTTCGCCGTCTGGAACGCGGGCTGCTCATCCGGGGAGGAGCCCTACACCACGGCCATGACCCTCATGGACTACCACCAGCGGGTCAGCCCCTTGCGCTTCACCATCGTGGCCACGGATATCTCAACGGACATCCTGAAGAAGGCCGCGCGCGCCGTGTATGAAGATGAAAAAATCGGGACCATTCCGGTGGAATTCAGACGCAAATATCTGCTGCGTAGTAAGGACAGGAGCAGGCGAATGGTCCGCATCATCCCGGAACTGCGCGACACGGTCAGCTTCAGACGCCTCAATTTCATGGATGACTTTCAGTTCCGCGAGAAGATGGACCTGATCTTCTGCCGCAACGTCATGATCTATTTCGACAAGAAGACCCAGAATGAGCTGGTCCAGAAATTCTGCAACCACCTCGAACCCGGCGGCTATCTGTTCATCGGCCATTCCGAAAGCCTGGCCGGCACGGACCTGCCGCTGAAACAGCTGGCTCCGGCCACCTACATGCGCCTATGA
- a CDS encoding chemotaxis protein CheA, giving the protein MSREELNRQAFKEEALELLGELETSLLELEEDPANDEVINRVFRAMHTIKGSGAMFGFEDIASFTHEVETVFDLARNGQILVSKELLDLTLLARDHILSMLEGEEQGLGARAGEVIRGLKALTPSRTQTEPDPAVKTATPTCATDSSMNTWRIRFAPPKNLFMSGTNPASLLEELCEMGEHHVIMHTKDIPALPQLNPEDCLVWWDIILTTASSEDDIRDVFIFVEEDSDLTIQMVGSCQGIDEESYKLIGQILVEKNDITKDALERILLERKPIGQLLSEAGLVSASQVEAALVEQQEVKRLRQTAGAEPQASSIRVPAQKLDFLVDLVGELVTAQARLTQFASEQNDARLQAISEEIERLSDELRDNTLGIRMLPIGSTFSRFKRLVRDLSQELGKRIVLETHGEDTELDKTVIERLNDPLVHLLRNSIDHGIESPEERLAKGKNPEGRIELSAEHSGGEVLIRIIDDGAGIDPERIRAKAVEKGIIAPDSLISDKDALMLIFAPGFSTAEKVTSVSGRGVGMDVVKRNIDALRGRISLESVPGQGTTISVRIPLTLAIIDGLQVQVENSYFIMPLSAVEECVELIRKDKDRADLINLRGQMVPYVSLRAGFEIPGQTPEIEQVVVCNSQGRRVGIVVDRVIGEHQTVIKSLGKVYQDVRGISGATIKGDGSMALILDIAALVA; this is encoded by the coding sequence ATGTCCAGAGAAGAACTGAACCGTCAGGCGTTTAAAGAAGAAGCCCTGGAACTTTTGGGCGAACTGGAGACATCCCTCCTCGAACTGGAGGAAGATCCGGCCAATGATGAGGTCATCAACCGCGTTTTCCGGGCGATGCACACCATCAAGGGCTCGGGGGCCATGTTCGGTTTTGAGGATATCGCCTCGTTCACCCACGAGGTGGAGACGGTCTTCGATCTGGCGCGCAATGGTCAGATTCTGGTATCCAAAGAGCTTCTGGACCTGACGCTTCTGGCCAGGGACCATATTCTGTCCATGCTCGAAGGCGAGGAGCAGGGCCTGGGCGCGCGGGCCGGCGAGGTCATACGGGGGCTCAAAGCGCTGACTCCAAGCCGCACGCAGACTGAACCGGACCCTGCGGTCAAGACGGCCACGCCGACCTGCGCCACGGATTCGTCCATGAACACCTGGCGCATTCGCTTCGCCCCGCCCAAGAATTTGTTCATGAGCGGTACCAACCCGGCCTCCCTCCTGGAAGAACTGTGCGAGATGGGTGAACACCACGTCATCATGCACACCAAGGATATCCCCGCCCTGCCCCAGCTCAATCCCGAGGACTGTCTGGTCTGGTGGGATATCATCCTGACCACGGCCAGCAGCGAGGACGATATCCGTGACGTGTTCATCTTCGTGGAAGAGGACAGCGACCTGACCATCCAGATGGTCGGGAGCTGTCAGGGCATCGACGAGGAATCCTACAAGCTCATCGGCCAGATCCTGGTCGAGAAGAACGACATCACCAAGGATGCCCTGGAGCGCATTTTACTTGAGCGCAAGCCCATCGGACAGCTTCTGTCCGAGGCGGGGCTGGTCAGCGCAAGCCAGGTCGAGGCGGCCTTGGTCGAGCAGCAGGAAGTCAAACGTCTGCGTCAGACGGCTGGCGCCGAGCCGCAGGCGTCGAGCATCCGGGTTCCGGCGCAGAAGCTGGATTTTCTGGTCGATCTGGTCGGCGAACTGGTCACGGCCCAGGCGCGGCTGACCCAATTCGCCAGCGAGCAGAATGACGCACGGCTGCAGGCCATCTCCGAAGAGATCGAGCGACTCTCCGATGAGCTGCGCGACAACACCCTCGGCATTCGCATGCTGCCCATCGGCTCGACGTTCAGCCGCTTCAAGCGCCTGGTGCGCGACCTCTCGCAGGAGCTTGGCAAGCGCATTGTGCTCGAGACTCACGGCGAAGACACGGAACTCGACAAAACCGTCATCGAACGTCTGAACGATCCGCTGGTTCACCTGCTCCGCAACAGTATCGACCACGGCATCGAGAGTCCCGAGGAGCGTCTGGCTAAAGGCAAGAATCCCGAAGGCCGAATCGAACTCTCGGCCGAGCATTCCGGCGGCGAGGTGCTCATCCGCATCATCGATGACGGCGCGGGCATAGATCCCGAGCGCATCCGGGCCAAGGCCGTGGAAAAAGGGATTATTGCCCCGGACTCGCTCATTTCCGACAAGGACGCCCTCATGCTCATCTTTGCGCCGGGCTTTTCCACGGCCGAAAAGGTCACCAGCGTTTCAGGGCGCGGCGTGGGCATGGACGTGGTCAAGCGCAACATCGACGCCCTGCGCGGGCGCATCTCCCTGGAGAGCGTGCCCGGCCAGGGCACCACGATCTCGGTGCGCATCCCGCTGACGCTGGCCATCATCGACGGACTGCAAGTCCAGGTCGAAAACAGCTATTTCATCATGCCCCTCTCCGCCGTGGAGGAGTGCGTGGAGCTCATCCGCAAGGACAAGGACCGCGCCGATCTCATCAATCTGCGCGGCCAGATGGTGCCGTACGTCAGCCTGCGCGCCGGTTTCGAAATTCCGGGCCAGACTCCGGAGATCGAGCAGGTCGTGGTCTGCAACTCCCAGGGGCGGCGGGTCGGCATCGTCGTGGACCGGGTCATCGGCGAGCACCAGACCGTCATCAAGAGCCTGGGCAAGGTCTACCAGGACGTGCGAGGCATCTCCGGCGCGACCATCAAGGGCGATGGAAGCATGGCGCTTATCCTTGATATCGCAGCTCTTGTGGCCTGA
- a CDS encoding response regulator, producing MSKTIMTVDDSASVRQMVSLTLKDAGYAVIEACDGKDALAKLSGPVDMIVTDLNMPNMNGIELIRAVRATPQYKFVPIIMLTTESQASTKEEGKAAGATGWIVKPFKPDQLLAVAKKLLR from the coding sequence ATGAGTAAAACCATAATGACGGTTGATGACTCGGCCAGCGTCCGTCAGATGGTCAGCCTGACCCTCAAAGACGCCGGCTATGCGGTCATCGAGGCCTGCGACGGCAAGGACGCCCTGGCCAAACTCTCCGGGCCGGTGGACATGATCGTGACCGATCTCAATATGCCCAACATGAATGGCATCGAACTTATCCGCGCCGTGCGCGCTACGCCTCAGTACAAGTTCGTGCCCATTATCATGCTGACCACGGAATCCCAGGCTTCCACCAAAGAGGAAGGCAAGGCGGCCGGGGCCACCGGCTGGATCGTCAAACCGTTCAAGCCGGATCAGCTCCTGGCAGTGGCCAAGAAACTGCTGCGCTAA
- a CDS encoding STAS domain-containing protein has protein sequence MFSCTVQGPPEHPVIKLSGNLTLDHSRDIHAELLARLPQASAITLDLADSEKSDLSFVQILCSLLKDEDKRISFVNLPTHLLENAASLGADGLIKEITSRTEENV, from the coding sequence ATGTTTTCATGCACCGTCCAGGGCCCCCCGGAACACCCGGTCATAAAACTTTCCGGCAATCTCACCCTCGATCATTCCAGGGATATACACGCCGAGCTGCTGGCCCGTTTGCCTCAGGCCAGCGCCATTACCCTTGATTTGGCTGATTCGGAAAAATCGGACCTCTCTTTTGTGCAGATCCTTTGCTCCCTCTTGAAGGATGAGGACAAAAGAATCAGCTTCGTGAACCTGCCCACCCACCTGCTCGAAAATGCGGCGAGCCTTGGGGCGGACGGGCTCATCAAAGAAATAACGAGCCGTACAGAGGAAAACGTATGA